The Rheinheimera mangrovi genome contains the following window.
TTGAGAACAGCCTTTTATATCTCTGATGGCACAGGTATTACCTCCGAAGTGTTCGGACATGCTTTGCTGTCACTGTTTCCGGCAGAGTTTGACCATATCACTATTCCTTTTGTTGAAACCGCACAGATCGCATTACAAGTTAAACAACGGATAAACGATCGTTATAAAACTACCGGTATCCGGCCGTTAATTTTCCAAACTTTTGTCGATGAAGAGTTGCGAAATATCATAAACAGCAGTGATGGCGTCTGTTATGACTTTTTAAATGCCTTTATTGAGCCTATGCAAAAAGAATTAGGCATAGCAGCGATGCCCAAAACTCACCGCACTCACAGCATTCATGAAAAAACCTATGATTTCCGTATTGATGCAGTGAACTATGCATTGGCCAACGATGATGGTATGAATTTAAAGGAGTATGCCAAAGCCGACATTATTCTGGTGGGCGTCAGTCGTTCCGGAAAAACGCCTACCAGTTTGTATCTGGCCTTACAGTACGGCATCAAAGCGGCCAACTACCCCTTTGTACAGGAAGATATGGATACGTTGCGACTGCCGGATGAGCTGAAAAAGCAAAAAAACAAACTCTTTGGTCTGACTATTACACCAGAGCGTCTAAGTAAAATCCGTGAACAGCGCCGGCCCGGCAGCAAATATGCGTCATTGCGCCAATGCAAACTGGAATTAGATGAAGTAGAAGCCTTGTATCAAAAGGAAAAAATTCCGTTTTTAAACTCAACTCATTTATCAATAGAAGAAATATCAGCGAAAATTTTGTCCCAAACCGGCTTAAAACGACAAAAGTACTAACGGCGTTGAGTACCACGAGTCTCTTGCAGTAGTTGTTCTGCATGCAAGGGACAAAGCCGGATAGGTTCGCCCTGCTCTTTGCGTTTCACTAGCTGAACTAATATTCTGTTCACCGGAGCATCCAGCTCAAGTTGTTCGGCCAAAGTCACGACAGCGCCATTTAAAAAGGCGATTTCGGTCGCTTTTTCAGCCTGAATATCATCCCACATCGACGAACGTGCATCTGGTGATATCGCCAGCATTTTTTTAGCCAGTCGTTTGAATAACCAATCAGGCATTTTCAGTAAGAATGGAATGAAGCGGTTTGGAACAGAGGTGTAGGAATAGGTTTCTATCTGCAGGCGTTGACATAGATCCAGCAGTTCCAGCATAGCAGCTGCCAGTAATACACGATAAGACCGTTGCAACAGTTGCTGTTGTAGCGGGATATCTGACAATGCATTAATGGCATTATTCAGATTCAGCAACAATTTACCAAACTCAGCCGCTTTGATATTGACCAGCTGTTTTGATTGAATCCCCTGGCGTTGCAACTGCTTCAGCACTGCCAGAATTCGCACATCTTCAGTCTGTTGCCAGATCATCTCTGCGCCAGTGGTTCGGGCATAAAACCCGGGGCTTATTTTTACTACATTAAAAGGTACTATGGCTCTGAGTACTGTCTGGGTTAAAAACTGCTGGTATAAGGGGGCTATAGCCACGCCATTTTGCATAGCAACCACAAGAGAGTCTGGCGACAAATGATGGGAAATCTGGGTGAGTACGAGTTCCAGATCCAAAGCTTTCACTGTCACCAGCACCAGCTGTGCACTGCGCAGAGCTTCAAATTCAGTGTAAACAACGGGTGATGTCACCTGATAACAAGCACCATCCAAGTCCTGTGCTGTTAAACCATAAGCTGCTGACTCAAGCGCCATTCTCTCGCGCCCGATAAACATTACGTCAAAGTCTGGGGACTGGCAGAGCATAGTGCCCAAATAACAGCCGATAGCACCGGCTCCAACTATGGCAATACACAGAGGTGCTGAACTCCTGGCTGAATGATCAGGCAAGAGTTCAGCTGCTGGATTTTTATTTGCGAACCGCACGAAGGGTATCTGCGATCAGGAAGGCCAGTTCCAGCACCTGATCTGAATTTAACCGAGGGTCACACTGAGTGGTGTAACGCTTGCTTAAATCGTTTTCAGACAAACCATAAGCGCCACCTGTACATTCAGTGACGTTATCGCCTGTCATTTCCAGGTGGATACCACCGGCATGAGTGCCCTCTGCCTGATGCACCGCAAAGAAATAGCGGATTTCACGCAAAATCGCTTCAAAGTCACGGGTTTTGTAGTCATTGCTGGCTTTGACTGTGTTGCCATGCATAGGGTCTGAACTCCAGACCACTTTACGGCCTTCGCGCTCTACCCGACGGACTAAAGCAGGTAACTTTTCAGCTAATTTATCAGCGCCCATTCGGGTGATTAACGTCAGGCGCCCAGGAATATTCTCCGGATTCAACGCGTCGATAAGGCGCAATAAATCCACTTCATCCATACCCGGGCCCACTTTCACACCCACTGGGTTTTTGATGCCACGGAAAAACTCAAGATGAGCATGATCCAACTGTCGGGTACGCTCGCCTATCCAGACCATATGGGCTGAACAGTCATACCATTCACCTGTTAACGAATCACGGCGGGTTAAGGCTTCTTCGTAGTTCAGCAACAGCGCTTCATGCGAGGTATATAAAGATGTTTCGCGAATTGACGGCGAGTTCTCAGCCGTAATACCGCAAATTTCCATAAAACGCAGTGCTTCCTGAATACGCTGAGCCACATCCTGGTAGCGGCCTTTTAATGGATTGGCGTCAACAAAGCCCAGATTCCAGCGGCTAACCTGATGCAGGTCCGCTAATCCACCTTGTGCAAAAGCACGTAACAAATTTAACGTGGCTGCTGAATGATGGTAAGCCGTCATCAAACGGTTTGGGTCTGGCTTACGGGCTTCTGCTGTGAATTCAAAGCTGTTGACTATGTCACCACGGTAGCTAGGGTGAGATACACCAGCTATGGTTTCTAAATCGCTGGAGCGAGGCTTGGCGTATTGGCCAGCCATACGTGCTACTTTGACTACAGGACAACCGCCGGCAAAGGTGAGTACCACAGCCATTTGCAGCAATACTTTAAAAGTGTCACGAATTTTTGGTGCATTAAAGTCACTAAAGCTCTCCGCACAATCTCCGCCTTGCAGTAAAAATGCTTTGCCTTCAGCCACTTGTCCAAGCTGACTAAAGAGATCACGAGTCTCTTGCGCAAACACCAAAGGCGGATATTTGTGCAATTGCTGCTCAACAGTGCTGAGTAAAGCCTGATCATCGTAATGAGGTTGTTGTTGGATTGGAAAAGCTCGCCAACTTTGAGGCGTCCAGGTCGTCACTTTAAGTAGTCCTATAGGTTTGAATTGATAGTTAAGGTCACTAGGTTATTTATCCGCAGACAAAGTAAATTTATTGGCGGCTAAATTCAATGCTTAAATGAGTATATTGCGCCGAAATCAATAAATAGTACGAAATTTATCGATAAAAACACCCAGATGTCTAAACATCTGAAAATATCAAGCCTTTTTTAGCAGGGTTTCCAGGCTGAAAACGGCATTTTAACCGGAGCTTTTATGGCGGAAATTCAGGCTTTACAGCAGTTAGAACAAAAGCTGAATCAAGTGATTTTAGGCAAACCACACGCCGTGCGACTGGCCTTGTGTTGTTTATTGTCTGAAGGCCATTTACTGATTGAAGATTTGCCTGGCTTAGGCAAAACCACCCTAGCCCATGCGCTGGCGCTCAGCCTTGGTGTTCATTACAAAAGAGTGCAGTTTACTAACGATATGTTGCCTGCTGATTTGCTGGGGCAGTCGGTGTTTTTAAAAGACACCCAGGAATTTCAATTCAGACCTGGGGCCATTTTCAGTCAGATTTTATTAGCCGATGAAATCAACAGAGCCAGCCCCCGTACTCAAAGCGCCTTACTTGAGGCCATGGAAGAAAAACAGGTCTCTATCGACGGCTTGTCTTATGCACTGCCTAAACCTTTTTTTGTCATCGCTACACAAAACCCGCTGTTTCATGCCGGCACCAATGCCTTGCCGGAGTCTCAGCTTGACCGTTTCCTGATGCGTCTTGCGTTGGGCTTTCCTGATCTGCAGACCGAAAAATTTATTTTGCAGCAGGATCAGGGGCAATCCAGACTAGAAGGACTGACCCCTTGTTTAGATGAGTTGCAGCTGATCACACTGCAGCAGCAGGTTGTACAGGTGAAAGTCAGTGATGCCCTGCTGGATTACCTGCTGGCATTGGTTACACAAAGCCGTCAGCAGCAGGATTGCTTGCCGCTTTCACCACGTGCAGCAAAAGCCTTGCTTCGAGCCAGCAAAGCTTTTGCTTTGTTATCAGGCCGTCATTTTGCCACAGCAGAGGATGTACAACAGGTGTTTCCGTCTGTGGCAGAGCACCGACTCAATCCAGGCAACTCCGGAGACAATAGAAGCCTGAGCCTGCAGTTATTACGTCAGGTACCTTGCCCGCTATGACACTGACATTCAGGCAACAACTAAACTCCAGACTCAGGCAAAGATTTTACCGCTGGCTGGATAAACGCCAGCCTGCATCTGCAGAAGTGCGACTGAGGCAACACCTGCTGTTTGTATTTCCTACCGCTTATGGAGGCTGGTTTGTTCTGCTTATCGTTTTGCTGTATCTATTTGGCACTAACTATCAAAACAACCTGATCCTACTCTGTGCCTACTTGCTGTTATCCTTGTTTTGCTTTTGTATTCTCGCCGCCTTTTTTAATCTGTATCAACTGAAGATCAGCGCAGGTTCTGTTCCAATTGGCTACGCCGGATCCGCTGTCCAACTCACCTTGCAATTGGATAACTATCAGCATAAAAAAATGTGCGCTGTTTCAGGTCAAAATTTTACACCACTTTTTTTTGAAACTTTACCAAAAGAGCTACAGCTAGATCTTTATCCGCACCGCCGAGGCTATTATCAGCTGCAGCGTTTTACAGTAGGTTCTTCTTACCCCTTTGGCCTTATCCGCTGCTGGACACATATTCAGTTGCAGCAGCCCTATTGGGTTTACCCAGAACCAGCTGAACTGCCCTCTTCTGTATCGACAGCAACCTTACAACCCCCTGATCATCCGGACCAATTGGCCCCTTATTATGCGGGAGCTCCGGCATCGGCTATCGACTGGAAACGCTTGGCTAAAAATCCATGGCAACCCGTGATCCGGCAGTATTCTCCTTCAACGACAGCTCAGCACCCCAGACACCTGATGGTTGATGCGACAGGGTTGGCGTTAGAGCGGCAATTATCAGAATTTTGTGCCCTACTGCTGCAGTTTGAACAGCAAGGCCAAAGTTACAGCCTGAGCACGCCAGGCACTGAAATTACCGCTAGCCATGGCCAAGCGCATTTGCACCGCTGCTTACAGGCGCTGGCTCTATGCTGAACCCAGGTTTTGTGTACATCGCCCTCTTACTACAACTGTTGTTACTGGCGCTGTTACAGGATGGCTTAAGCTGGTGGTCAAGTCTGGTGTTACTTTGCATCCTGCTGTTTAAATACACCAGCGTACGGGCACACAAGCCAGTCCGGATGATGACAGTGAATGCACTTGCTGTACTGTTATGTTTGTTGCTGCTTTCTCAGTTATGGCAGCAGGATATGCAGGACTCTATGCTGCAATTGCTGTTTTTCTCCGCTGCACTGCGGCTATTCTCGATAGCATCAGAGCTGCGTCATGCCAAAAAGCTGGTGTGGGTACAGTATTTTCTGATCAGCACCGGCTTTATGCTTAATCAAAGCCTTTGGTTTGCTGGCGCTGTGTTTTTGTTGTTTTTTAGTAATTTGTATCTGCATTACCTGCTGTTTGCTCCTGTACAACGTCGGCAGTTGCACTGGTCTGAATTTCGCCTGCTGTTATGGGTGATGCCTCTGTGTATCGCGCTTTTTGTGCTTTTTCCGCGGCTACCGCCATTATGGCAAACTGATCGCCAGCATCAGGCACAAACAGGTTTAGCCGATGAATTGTCTTTGGGAGGGCTGGAGCGGCTGGTACAAAACGACAGCCTGGCATTCAGAGTCGAATTTAACAGTGAGAAACCACCTCAGCAGGAATTGTACTGGCGAGCCAAAGTTTTTGAGCGCTTTAACGGACAGCATTGGCTACCTGATGTTTTGCCTGCCTCAGCACCCTTATCAGCACAACAGGCCCGCTATCACTACCAGTTGGTGGTTGAACCTCATTTTCAACGTAGTTTATTTAGTTTAGGTCAGGTGCATCAGATCCAAGGTCAGATCAGGCCTGGAGCGGCTGGTTTGATTGAAAGTTATCAGCAAATCAGCCGGCGTTTTTCTTATGGCCTAAGCTCAGATGGTGAAGCCGTCGCACAACAAAACAACGAAGAAGCAACTCGTAATCTGCGGTTACCTCACAGCAACCCTCAAGCGAGCGCGCTTGCACTGCAACTAAAACAACAGCATAGGACTGCATCCGATTATGCCCAGGCACTGTACCAGCATTTTCAGAATAATCAGTTCAGCTATAGCCTGCGCCCGCCAGTACTAAATAAAGAGGCTCAGATTGACCAGTTCTTGTTTGAACACCAAATCGGCTTTTGTGGTCACTATGCCTCTGCTGCCGCTTATCTGTTTCGCGCTGCAGGAATTCCTGCGCGAGTGGTCGGTGGGTATCAGGGAGGCAGTTGGCAGGTACCTGGTAACTATTTACAGGTGCTGCAAAAGGATGCCCATGCCTGGGTGGAATATCTGGACCAAGGTCGTTGGCGACGTTTTGATGCAACAGCCATAGTGGCTCCGCTGCGCTTAACTCAGGGTTTGGCTGATGCACTATCTTTATCAGAGCGACAATTTTTAGACCAGTTTTTTCAACAAGGCATGCTGGGGGAATGGCTGCAGCAACTGGAGTGGCTGGATTATTATTGGTCTGTCTGGGTATTGAGCTTTGATCAAAACGAACAGAGGTTTATTTGGCAACACTTACAATCCCTGCCCTGGCTATGGATTGGCGCAACTCTGCTTGCATCCTTACTTCTGGCCTTGGTTCTATATCTGCTGGTGCAGCATAAGGCAGAAAATCAAAATCATGCGCTGCGACGTTTGATGTTCAAGGTGCTAAAGCCTTACGGTCTAAAAACTGATAATCAAACCATGGAATCATATTTAAGCGATTTGATGCTGGCGCATCCGCAACAGCGTGCGACACTGGATCAGCTGCTGCTCGCTTATCAACGTTTTGAATTTGCAGAGCAGCAGGAGCAGTTGCAGCAATGTCGCAAACTGCTCTATCAGTTATCTAAAAATAAACTCTGACAACAATCCCAGAGTTTAAGAACTCAATATACGTAAGGCGTTCTGTAAATGTTCAGCGCAATTACGGCCAAGATCGGTCAGATATCCCCCATCCGCCTGCGTGAGTAAACCCTTTTTATACAAACGCTCAATCGCTTCTTTTGCATCAGGATCGGCTGATTTATGTGCTTTAATTCCCTCCAGCGATGTATCCAGGTTAAATAAAGTCAAAATACGAATTTCGTCATTCAGTTGTGAATTTACAGGCATCTCGTCTTTTCCTTTGTCATTGTTTCGCTTGAAACTAGACCTTATTTGACAAATTTTCCAGAAAAAGTGCCTTGCAACTCTATTTTCAGTACAGCATTAGTAAAAACTGCAGATATTTCACCAGCTCTGCTGTATTTTTAAGCATATATTTCCTATAGTCAGGCAAATTATGGAGAGCTTTACAGATCGTGGTTAAAGGATACTCACAATCAACTACAACAGCGGGCTGGACGGACTTGTTCCAGTCCTTGTCCGATCCTGTTGCTTTGCTGCAAATCCGTGCCACACATCAGCCTGCAGTACTGCGTTGTAATACAGCCTTTGAGATCTTGTTTGGACTCCATCACAGCCATGGTCCGGCCCTATTCAGTCAATTACCTGCTGACTTCACCTGGCTGTTACAGCAATTGGATCAGCATTCTGCTGCACCTGTCTGGTGTCTGCTGGCAGAAGATGGCAGCTGCAGGCACTTCAAGTTACAAAGCGCCGTTAAAGACTCAGAGCCTCACCTTTGTTTGCTAATGATGCAGGATATCAGTGAACAGGAAAACGCTTTGCTCGCGCTGAAGAAGCAAAATAAAGAGCTGCAGCAACGTCTGACTGATATTGAACAGCTGAAAAACCGGATCCGCGAGCAATCTATCCGTGACCCACTAACCAATTTATACAACCGTCGGTTTTTGAATGAATTTATGGAACGTGAACTGGCGTTAGCCAGACGAAATCAAAAACCTTTGGCTGTTGTTATGCTGGATCTGGATCACTTCAAACAGCTCAATGATCAGTTTGGTCATCAGACGGGCGATAAGGTGATAGAAATGGTAGCCAAGCATCTGCTTCGGCAAAGCCGCAGAACAGATATTTTATTCCGCTATGGCGGTGAAGAATTTTTGGTGATCTTACCGAATACCAATGCGACACAAGCAAGACACTTGGCAGAAAACTGGCGGGTGCATGTGGAGCAAGCTCAGGTATTTGCTAAACATCAGGCGGTAAACATTACTTTGTCTGCTGGTGTCGCTTGTTATCCTGAGCAAGGCACTACAGCCTTTAACTTAATTCAGGCCGCAGATGAAGCTTTGTATCAGGCCAAAGCGGCAGGCAGAAATCAGGTGGTGATGTGTTAACAGTTGTTGCATCAACCTTTCTCTAAAACAAAAAGGAACCTTATATAACTAAGGTTCCTTTTTAATTTTTTGTCTCGCTTTAGTGATTGTACTTAAAACCCACCACGCAAAGCAGCAATACGTTTTTCCAGCGGAGGGTGACTTAAAAACAGCTCAGAAGTCGCTGGCTTACTGGCAATACCAAAGGCCATCATTGAACC
Protein-coding sequences here:
- a CDS encoding AAA family ATPase; protein product: MAEIQALQQLEQKLNQVILGKPHAVRLALCCLLSEGHLLIEDLPGLGKTTLAHALALSLGVHYKRVQFTNDMLPADLLGQSVFLKDTQEFQFRPGAIFSQILLADEINRASPRTQSALLEAMEEKQVSIDGLSYALPKPFFVIATQNPLFHAGTNALPESQLDRFLMRLALGFPDLQTEKFILQQDQGQSRLEGLTPCLDELQLITLQQQVVQVKVSDALLDYLLALVTQSRQQQDCLPLSPRAAKALLRASKAFALLSGRHFATAEDVQQVFPSVAEHRLNPGNSGDNRSLSLQLLRQVPCPL
- a CDS encoding transglutaminase family protein is translated as MLNPGFVYIALLLQLLLLALLQDGLSWWSSLVLLCILLFKYTSVRAHKPVRMMTVNALAVLLCLLLLSQLWQQDMQDSMLQLLFFSAALRLFSIASELRHAKKLVWVQYFLISTGFMLNQSLWFAGAVFLLFFSNLYLHYLLFAPVQRRQLHWSEFRLLLWVMPLCIALFVLFPRLPPLWQTDRQHQAQTGLADELSLGGLERLVQNDSLAFRVEFNSEKPPQQELYWRAKVFERFNGQHWLPDVLPASAPLSAQQARYHYQLVVEPHFQRSLFSLGQVHQIQGQIRPGAAGLIESYQQISRRFSYGLSSDGEAVAQQNNEEATRNLRLPHSNPQASALALQLKQQHRTASDYAQALYQHFQNNQFSYSLRPPVLNKEAQIDQFLFEHQIGFCGHYASAAAYLFRAAGIPARVVGGYQGGSWQVPGNYLQVLQKDAHAWVEYLDQGRWRRFDATAIVAPLRLTQGLADALSLSERQFLDQFFQQGMLGEWLQQLEWLDYYWSVWVLSFDQNEQRFIWQHLQSLPWLWIGATLLASLLLALVLYLLVQHKAENQNHALRRLMFKVLKPYGLKTDNQTMESYLSDLMLAHPQQRATLDQLLLAYQRFEFAEQQEQLQQCRKLLYQLSKNKL
- a CDS encoding DUF58 domain-containing protein, with the protein product MTLTFRQQLNSRLRQRFYRWLDKRQPASAEVRLRQHLLFVFPTAYGGWFVLLIVLLYLFGTNYQNNLILLCAYLLLSLFCFCILAAFFNLYQLKISAGSVPIGYAGSAVQLTLQLDNYQHKKMCAVSGQNFTPLFFETLPKELQLDLYPHRRGYYQLQRFTVGSSYPFGLIRCWTHIQLQQPYWVYPEPAELPSSVSTATLQPPDHPDQLAPYYAGAPASAIDWKRLAKNPWQPVIRQYSPSTTAQHPRHLMVDATGLALERQLSEFCALLLQFEQQGQSYSLSTPGTEITASHGQAHLHRCLQALALC
- the ppsR gene encoding posphoenolpyruvate synthetase regulatory kinase/phosphorylase PpsR; translated protein: MRTAFYISDGTGITSEVFGHALLSLFPAEFDHITIPFVETAQIALQVKQRINDRYKTTGIRPLIFQTFVDEELRNIINSSDGVCYDFLNAFIEPMQKELGIAAMPKTHRTHSIHEKTYDFRIDAVNYALANDDGMNLKEYAKADIILVGVSRSGKTPTSLYLALQYGIKAANYPFVQEDMDTLRLPDELKKQKNKLFGLTITPERLSKIREQRRPGSKYASLRQCKLELDEVEALYQKEKIPFLNSTHLSIEEISAKILSQTGLKRQKY
- a CDS encoding GGDEF domain-containing protein; this translates as MVKGYSQSTTTAGWTDLFQSLSDPVALLQIRATHQPAVLRCNTAFEILFGLHHSHGPALFSQLPADFTWLLQQLDQHSAAPVWCLLAEDGSCRHFKLQSAVKDSEPHLCLLMMQDISEQENALLALKKQNKELQQRLTDIEQLKNRIREQSIRDPLTNLYNRRFLNEFMERELALARRNQKPLAVVMLDLDHFKQLNDQFGHQTGDKVIEMVAKHLLRQSRRTDILFRYGGEEFLVILPNTNATQARHLAENWRVHVEQAQVFAKHQAVNITLSAGVACYPEQGTTAFNLIQAADEALYQAKAAGRNQVVMC
- a CDS encoding 2-dehydropantoate 2-reductase, producing MRFANKNPAAELLPDHSARSSAPLCIAIVGAGAIGCYLGTMLCQSPDFDVMFIGRERMALESAAYGLTAQDLDGACYQVTSPVVYTEFEALRSAQLVLVTVKALDLELVLTQISHHLSPDSLVVAMQNGVAIAPLYQQFLTQTVLRAIVPFNVVKISPGFYARTTGAEMIWQQTEDVRILAVLKQLQRQGIQSKQLVNIKAAEFGKLLLNLNNAINALSDIPLQQQLLQRSYRVLLAAAMLELLDLCQRLQIETYSYTSVPNRFIPFLLKMPDWLFKRLAKKMLAISPDARSSMWDDIQAEKATEIAFLNGAVVTLAEQLELDAPVNRILVQLVKRKEQGEPIRLCPLHAEQLLQETRGTQRR
- a CDS encoding class II 3-deoxy-7-phosphoheptulonate synthase, with product MTTWTPQSWRAFPIQQQPHYDDQALLSTVEQQLHKYPPLVFAQETRDLFSQLGQVAEGKAFLLQGGDCAESFSDFNAPKIRDTFKVLLQMAVVLTFAGGCPVVKVARMAGQYAKPRSSDLETIAGVSHPSYRGDIVNSFEFTAEARKPDPNRLMTAYHHSAATLNLLRAFAQGGLADLHQVSRWNLGFVDANPLKGRYQDVAQRIQEALRFMEICGITAENSPSIRETSLYTSHEALLLNYEEALTRRDSLTGEWYDCSAHMVWIGERTRQLDHAHLEFFRGIKNPVGVKVGPGMDEVDLLRLIDALNPENIPGRLTLITRMGADKLAEKLPALVRRVEREGRKVVWSSDPMHGNTVKASNDYKTRDFEAILREIRYFFAVHQAEGTHAGGIHLEMTGDNVTECTGGAYGLSENDLSKRYTTQCDPRLNSDQVLELAFLIADTLRAVRK
- a CDS encoding TIGR02647 family protein — translated: MPVNSQLNDEIRILTLFNLDTSLEGIKAHKSADPDAKEAIERLYKKGLLTQADGGYLTDLGRNCAEHLQNALRILSS